In the Malus domestica chromosome 16, GDT2T_hap1 genome, one interval contains:
- the LOC103425736 gene encoding protein PSK SIMULATOR 3-like, with translation MVAEPWIMKMGNQVSSNLKHALLLHPSKKSSVPKSQPAAAAAKTQKQTVGILSFEVANVMSKTVHLHKSLTDSEISKLKNEILKSEGVLNLVSADEAYLLELAMAEKLEELNGVAAVVGRLGKRCVEPALQGFEHVYADLVNGVIDVKELGFLVKDMEGMVRKMERYVSATSNLYSEMEVLNELEQATKKFQNNQHEESKMAFEQKLVCQKQDVKHLKDVSLWNQTYDKVVELLARTVCTIFATIQAVFGDSVLCKDRVGMIGGASPPPVSGQTDVRRVSQVASEPLKMVASRKNGLHSGPVEKAVVLKKGSSFKPQFDSRRGELAAFRTEDLNFLCGASPGRIFMDCLRVSGTVDDDYDDYGGAGNYDDRSSQISGCSVVNGGLKREYPYHSGCFNRAQMNVQLISKCSGANGGARFGPKSKLMVYTPPSTVGGSALALHYANVIIVIEKLLRYPYLVGEEARDDLYHMLPTSLRMGLRTNLKSYAKNMAIYDAPLAHDWKETLDGILRWLAPLAHNMIRWQSERNFEQTQIFTRTNVLLLQTLYFADREKTEAAICKLLVGLNYICRYEHQQNALLDCASSFDFEDCMEWQMQCGASCVD, from the coding sequence ATGGTTGCAGAGCCTTGGATTATGAAGATGGGTAACCAGGTAAGCTCCAATCTCAAGCACGCTCTTCTTCTGCATCCTTCGAAGAAATCATCAGTCCCCAAATCCCAacccgccgccgccgccgccaaaACTCAGAAGCAGACCGTCGGCATTCTCTCCTTCGAGGTCGCCAATGTCATGTCCAAGACGGTCCACCTCCACAAGTCCCTCACCGACTCCGAGATCTCGAAGCTCAAAAACGAGATCTTGAAGTCCGAGGGAGTGCTCAACCTGGTCTCCGCCGACGAGGCCTATCTTCTCGAGCTCGCCATGGCGGAGAAACTGGAGGAGCTGAACGGGGTCGCTGCCGTCGTGGGGAGGCTCGGGAAGCGGTGCGTCGAGCCGGCTCTGCAGGGGTTCGAGCATGTCTATGCCGACCTCGTTAATGGGGTTATCGATGTGAAGGAGTTGGGGTTTTTGGTAAAAGACATGGAGGGCATGGTGAGAAAAATGGAGAGGTATGTGAGTGCAACTTCGAATTTGTACAGCGAAATGGAGGTTTTGAATGAGTTGGAACAAGCCACCAAGAAGTTTCAGAACAATCAGCACGAGGAGAGCAAAATGGCTTTTGAGCAGAAGCTCGTTTGTCAGAAGCAGGATGTCAAGCATCTCAAGGATGTCTCTCTTTGGAACCAAACGTATGATAAAGTTGTGGAATTGCTGGCCAGGACGGTCTGTACGATTTTCGCCACAATTCAGGCTGTTTTTGGAGACTCTGTTTTGTGCAAGGACCGTGTTGGGATGATTGGTGGAGCTTCACCTCCTCCGGTGTCCGGTCAGACTGATGTGAGGAGGGTTTCTCAGGTGGCTTCTGAGCCATTGAAGATGGTTGCTAGTAGGAAAAATGGGTTGCATTCGGGTCCAGTTGAGAAAGCCGTGGTGTTGAAAAAGGGGTCATCCTTTAAGCCTCAGTTTGATTCGAGGAGAGGAGAATTGGCAGCGTTTCGAACTGAGGATTTGAATTTTCTGTGTGGAGCAAGCCCCGGGAGGATTTTCATGGACTGCCTAAGAGTGAGCGGTACAGTTGATGACGATTATGATGATTATGGTGGTGCTGGTAATTATGATGACAGGAGTAGCCAAATTTCGGGCTGCAGTGTTGTAAATGGTGGTTTGAAGAGAGAGTATCCGTACCATTCAGGTTGTTTTAATCGAGCACAAATGAATGTTCAACTTATATCCAAGTGTAGCGGCGCGAATGGTGGTGCACGGTTTGGTCCCAAGAGTAAGTTAATGGTTTATACTCCTCCTTCTACTGTGGGGGGCTCTGCTCTAGCTTTACATTACGCAAATGTCATAATTGTTATAGAGAAGTTGCTTCGATATCCTTATCTAGTAGGCGAGGAAGCGAGGGACGATTTGTATCATATGTTACCAACGAGTTTAAGGATGGGTCTGAGGACTAATCTCAAGTCCTATGCCAAGAATATGGCCATATATGATGCGCCTCTTGCGCATGATTGGAAGGAGACCCTTGACGGGATTTTGAGGTGGCTCGCCCCATTGGCGCACAACATGATCAGATGGCAGAGTGAGCGAAATTTTGAGCAAACACAGATTTTTACGCGGACAAATGTTCTTCTGCTTCAGACATTGTATTTTGCTGATCGAGAGAAGACGGAGGCAGCTATTTGTAAGCTACTTGTTGGGTTGAACTATATATGCCGTTACGAGCATCAGCAAAATGCATTACTGGATTGTGCAAGtagttttgattttgaagactGCATGGAGTGGCAAATGCAATGCGGAGCTTCATGTGTTGATTGA